The Aureispira anguillae genome contains a region encoding:
- the hutG gene encoding formimidoylglutamase encodes MNYSKGCYLPPQKSCWTGRATKPEIGTQYWHQAIELCDVHALKKDQQFDVALLGYACDEGVRRNLGRVGAKDGPYAFRQRLAQLPFHHSSKQVIDLGDIVCQDENMEASQKTLAAVVGSLIDRAVLPIVIGGGHDMAYGHFKGIWNALATDSKPSIGIINFDAHFDLRPLEGKANSGTPFYQILQEFEPWVDYFAIGIQQQSNTKELFDIAKEKKVNYVRNYDCERANFEAIIKQLTPFVERNDFLYITIDLDGFSSAYAPGVSAPSPMGFTPYFVLKMLHYLLGTQKVIACDIAELNPRFDRDNATANLAARIVDYIVENKS; translated from the coding sequence ATGAATTATTCTAAGGGGTGTTATTTGCCTCCTCAGAAATCTTGTTGGACAGGACGAGCGACAAAACCTGAAATCGGAACTCAATATTGGCATCAGGCCATTGAGTTATGCGATGTACATGCGTTAAAAAAGGATCAACAATTTGATGTAGCGCTATTGGGGTATGCTTGTGATGAAGGAGTTCGAAGAAATTTAGGAAGGGTAGGGGCTAAAGATGGTCCCTATGCTTTTCGGCAACGATTGGCTCAACTTCCTTTTCACCATAGCTCAAAACAGGTGATAGATTTGGGGGATATTGTTTGTCAAGATGAGAATATGGAAGCTAGTCAAAAGACCTTGGCAGCGGTTGTTGGTTCATTAATTGACAGGGCTGTCCTTCCAATTGTTATTGGCGGTGGGCACGATATGGCGTATGGGCATTTTAAAGGAATTTGGAACGCTCTTGCAACAGATTCTAAACCTAGCATTGGTATTATTAATTTTGATGCCCATTTTGATTTAAGACCTTTAGAAGGAAAGGCCAATTCAGGAACGCCCTTTTATCAAATTCTTCAAGAATTTGAACCTTGGGTTGACTATTTTGCAATTGGTATTCAACAGCAATCCAATACCAAAGAACTGTTTGATATTGCTAAGGAAAAAAAGGTAAACTATGTAAGGAATTACGATTGTGAACGAGCTAATTTTGAGGCAATTATTAAGCAATTAACTCCCTTTGTTGAGCGAAATGATTTTTTATACATTACCATTGATTTAGACGGGTTTTCATCTGCTTATGCGCCAGGAGTGTCTGCTCCTTCTCCAATGGGATTTACGCCATATTTTGTATTAAAAATGTTGCACTATTTATTAGGTACTCAAAAGGTTATTGCTTGCGATATTGCAGAGTTGAACCCTCGTTTTGACCGAGATAATGCAACGGCAAACTTAGCCGCAAGAATTGTAGATTATATTGTAGAGAATAAATCGTAG
- a CDS encoding DUF3810 domain-containing protein: MNVKLPTKENRQSLWIKLGLSAILLRIVFSYQPQWCEQFYARGLYPWVRSFFDNTIGLLPIAGIYLFGLIVFLWIAILFWRLMTQLVIRKEGIKGKGYPKSFFSFLMGLVFWFLLLWGYNYARVPMAEQIGLQIPDSMNFEQIWEEAQYIKNTCIETRLQIPNSDTNAITAAYYPNDLETEMRKLLEKVLKKYGYDYSGHVRGRLLQPKGVLLRFNSSGVYFPFTGEGHIDAGLHPISKPFTIAHELGHGYGFGSEASCNFLGFLACIESKNPVIRYSGYLMYWRYVYSSMMEFMTEEDYLAERATIARGMHNDIEAIYANQDLYPPFIPFLQPAVYDVFLKVQGVKDGIKSYDRMVLLVSSWRKKYNHQR; the protein is encoded by the coding sequence ATGAACGTTAAACTCCCTACCAAAGAAAACCGCCAATCCCTTTGGATAAAGCTAGGACTTAGTGCCATTCTCCTCCGAATTGTATTTAGTTATCAACCTCAATGGTGTGAGCAATTCTATGCTAGAGGACTATACCCTTGGGTACGTAGTTTTTTTGATAACACGATTGGTTTACTTCCCATTGCAGGCATTTATTTATTTGGCTTAATTGTTTTTTTATGGATTGCTATTCTATTCTGGCGATTGATGACGCAACTCGTTATTCGCAAAGAAGGTATCAAAGGCAAGGGCTATCCGAAGTCTTTTTTCTCTTTTTTAATGGGACTTGTCTTTTGGTTTTTATTGCTTTGGGGGTATAACTATGCAAGAGTTCCAATGGCAGAACAAATTGGGCTTCAAATACCTGATTCGATGAATTTTGAACAGATTTGGGAAGAAGCTCAATACATTAAAAATACATGTATCGAAACACGCCTTCAAATTCCAAATTCAGATACCAATGCCATTACAGCAGCATATTACCCTAACGATTTGGAAACAGAAATGCGTAAGCTACTCGAAAAAGTACTTAAAAAATACGGTTACGACTATTCGGGGCATGTTCGAGGTAGGCTACTCCAACCCAAAGGGGTTTTATTGCGCTTCAACAGCTCTGGTGTTTATTTTCCATTTACAGGGGAAGGGCATATTGACGCAGGTTTGCATCCTATTTCCAAACCCTTTACAATTGCTCATGAACTAGGTCATGGCTATGGTTTTGGAAGCGAGGCAAGCTGTAATTTTTTAGGCTTTTTAGCTTGCATTGAGTCTAAAAATCCTGTTATTCGCTATTCGGGCTACTTAATGTATTGGCGTTATGTTTATAGTTCTATGATGGAATTTATGACGGAAGAAGATTATCTAGCAGAACGGGCAACCATTGCTAGAGGTATGCACAATGATATAGAAGCCATTTATGCCAATCAAGATCTTTACCCTCCTTTTATTCCCTTTTTACAACCTGCGGTTTATGATGTTTTTTTAAAAGTACAGGGGGTCAAAGATGGTATAAAAAGTTATGATAGAATGGTTTTATTGGTGTCTTCTTGGCGCAAAAAATACAACCATCAACGGTAA
- a CDS encoding helix-turn-helix transcriptional regulator, which translates to MKNTIKVGRAILDLTQEELAKRVGVSRQTINSIEKGRYVPSTILALKIARVFEKTVEEIFELEEGD; encoded by the coding sequence ATGAAAAACACAATTAAAGTAGGTCGAGCGATTCTTGATTTGACCCAAGAAGAACTGGCAAAACGGGTGGGAGTATCTCGTCAAACGATTAATTCTATAGAAAAAGGACGTTATGTGCCTTCTACTATTTTGGCCTTAAAAATCGCCCGTGTTTTTGAAAAAACTGTAGAAGAGATTTTTGAGTTGGAGGAAGGAGATTAA
- the lpdA gene encoding dihydrolipoyl dehydrogenase yields the protein MKYDVTVIGSGPGGYVAAIRCAQLGLKTAIIERYSTLGGTCLNVGCIPSKALLDSSEHYHNAEKSFATHGISLDNLSVDMKTMIARKDDVVSKTCDGVQFLMKKNKIDVYEGHGSFVDKNTIKVTNKDDASKEVAVINTDKVIIATGSKPVTPPAFNYDKKRIITSTEALNLTEVPKSVVVIGAGVIGLELGSVWARLGAKVEVVEYANAVLGTMDADLGKEMRKVLKKGLKFGFHLNHMVTTVTSDDKGVVVTAKSRKDDKEVALEADYCLIAIGRRPYTDNLGLENAGVNVDERGRIETNSHLETNVPGIFAIGDVVKGAMLAHKAEEEGTYVAEYMVGQHPHINYNLIPGVVYTWPEVAAVGQTEKELKDAGVPIKTGKFPFRALGRARASTDIDGFVKVIAHKETDEVLGVHMIGARVADIIAEAVVAMEYRASAEDISRISHAHPTFTEAVKEAALAATDNRPIHM from the coding sequence ATGAAATACGATGTTACGGTTATCGGTTCTGGTCCTGGTGGTTATGTTGCCGCTATCCGATGTGCACAACTTGGTCTAAAGACCGCTATTATTGAACGTTATTCTACCCTTGGAGGTACTTGCTTAAATGTGGGTTGCATTCCTTCTAAAGCATTATTAGATTCTTCTGAGCATTATCACAATGCCGAAAAATCATTTGCAACACATGGTATTAGTTTAGACAATCTAAGTGTTGACATGAAAACCATGATTGCTCGCAAAGATGATGTGGTTTCTAAAACTTGCGATGGTGTTCAATTTTTGATGAAAAAGAATAAAATTGATGTTTATGAAGGACATGGCTCTTTTGTGGACAAAAATACCATCAAAGTAACCAATAAGGATGATGCGTCTAAAGAGGTTGCTGTTATCAATACGGATAAAGTAATTATAGCAACAGGTTCTAAGCCTGTTACTCCTCCCGCATTTAATTATGACAAAAAACGCATTATTACCTCTACAGAAGCATTAAATCTTACAGAGGTTCCTAAAAGCGTTGTGGTGATTGGTGCTGGTGTTATTGGCTTAGAATTGGGTTCTGTTTGGGCTCGTTTAGGAGCAAAGGTAGAAGTGGTAGAGTATGCCAATGCTGTCTTGGGTACCATGGATGCCGACTTAGGCAAAGAAATGCGCAAGGTACTAAAGAAAGGACTCAAATTTGGTTTCCACCTCAATCACATGGTAACTACAGTAACCTCTGATGATAAAGGCGTTGTGGTAACTGCTAAATCAAGAAAAGACGATAAAGAAGTTGCACTAGAGGCTGATTATTGTCTTATTGCGATTGGTCGCCGTCCTTATACCGATAATTTAGGGCTTGAAAATGCAGGTGTAAACGTTGATGAAAGAGGACGTATCGAAACCAACAGCCACCTAGAAACTAATGTTCCTGGTATTTTTGCCATTGGCGATGTTGTAAAAGGGGCTATGTTAGCGCACAAAGCCGAAGAAGAAGGAACTTATGTTGCGGAGTATATGGTTGGTCAACATCCTCATATCAACTACAATCTAATTCCTGGTGTTGTTTACACTTGGCCTGAGGTTGCCGCTGTTGGACAAACAGAAAAAGAATTAAAAGATGCAGGTGTTCCAATCAAAACAGGAAAATTTCCTTTCCGTGCTTTGGGACGTGCTCGTGCTAGTACCGACATTGATGGTTTTGTAAAAGTTATTGCACACAAAGAAACGGATGAAGTTCTTGGGGTACATATGATCGGTGCTCGTGTAGCAGATATTATTGCTGAGGCCGTTGTAGCTATGGAATATCGTGCTTCTGCTGAAGATATTTCACGCATTAGCCATGCACATCCAACCTTTACAGAAGCTGTTAAAGAGGCTGCTTTGGCAGCAACAGATAATCGCCCAATCCACATGTAG
- a CDS encoding DUF4349 domain-containing protein — translation MHYLYFLLLSLLMVSCQASQPSEMDLYKSNQIQAHQALEAQFNQTIAQHIKVLNDAPLSTKAFVVSPQATTALKTTLKTLESQSSTKEQSTLTPSTKEEELKQLDSISNTQKTTALSAEDKTNNGAILLNVRDYQDTYNKIHQLATKYEFNIASEVEQMTDFHKRNTMEIYTTPNNFETLIKEFRDLAVVIRKKQIWQQEENTNFLQMQSKIASTKEQLDDLNKQLAALNNLEDQLQIKDKISEVTERLDLAVLTAKNALSNQAHSAILVSFYQTIDIAKPKAETFSADFSTNLTIGWSNFKQFVLDAALVWPYIIIGCILLMTVLLAIGSSRKKARQFKLQMLHGQNLQQQIAQQNIAKN, via the coding sequence ATGCACTATTTGTATTTTCTACTTTTAAGTCTTTTGATGGTTTCTTGCCAAGCTTCCCAGCCCTCCGAAATGGACTTATATAAAAGCAATCAAATTCAAGCTCATCAAGCGCTCGAAGCCCAATTTAATCAAACGATTGCTCAACATATCAAAGTACTAAATGATGCGCCACTTAGCACAAAGGCATTTGTAGTTTCTCCCCAAGCAACAACTGCGCTAAAAACAACCTTAAAAACACTAGAGTCTCAATCTTCAACCAAAGAACAATCGACTCTAACTCCTTCTACTAAAGAGGAAGAATTAAAGCAACTGGATTCTATTAGTAACACACAAAAAACCACTGCTTTAAGCGCAGAAGACAAAACCAATAATGGAGCAATTTTACTAAATGTTCGGGATTATCAAGATACCTACAACAAGATTCATCAATTGGCTACCAAATATGAGTTTAATATTGCCAGTGAAGTAGAGCAGATGACAGATTTTCACAAAAGAAATACCATGGAAATCTACACCACTCCCAATAATTTTGAGACACTGATTAAAGAGTTTCGAGATTTAGCAGTAGTTATTCGAAAAAAACAGATTTGGCAGCAGGAAGAAAATACTAATTTTTTGCAAATGCAAAGCAAAATTGCATCAACCAAAGAGCAACTGGATGACCTGAATAAACAATTGGCAGCGTTAAATAACTTAGAAGATCAATTACAAATTAAAGATAAAATTTCTGAAGTAACAGAGCGTTTGGATTTGGCGGTATTAACGGCTAAAAATGCCTTGAGTAACCAAGCCCACAGTGCTATTTTAGTTTCTTTTTATCAAACCATAGATATTGCCAAACCTAAAGCAGAAACATTTAGTGCTGATTTTTCAACGAATTTGACCATTGGATGGTCTAATTTCAAGCAATTTGTATTAGATGCTGCCTTAGTGTGGCCTTATATTATAATCGGCTGTATTTTGTTAATGACTGTTTTATTAGCCATTGGGAGTAGCCGCAAAAAGGCACGCCAATTTAAACTTCAAATGTTGCATGGGCAGAATTTGCAGCAACAAATAGCACAACAAAATATTGCTAAAAATTAA
- a CDS encoding DUF6268 family outer membrane beta-barrel protein: MKYYFNIIVFLLLSTISRGQSFIFNQFFQPSIRINSTYSHDFNFLNKDRLHQGQADINCIIPIKSKLKLKVDWKKLLTLRLKKTAKLKAYQLFWNFRPKLMYLDLAYKDTTALHPFKQKKHFTYGFTTGISGVHLIAKAMRKPKLLFYSINIGLQEDLQSIQATPIPSVTAMIGFAHIKNFNFYWYYGLFFSYNNGQIIPAPFFGLQAKLSKGIWVNITLPVQIRFSFKASSTLKIDLTAGLSNFSTAFGHRANHQTIERYVFGNFRIRSSITANIKLSSQAILYLEAGCYPYQFPSFRWNSPPFPSPTLSPSVYGNISLYYTFKKSLLGSTIDGIILF, from the coding sequence ATGAAATATTACTTTAATATAATAGTTTTCCTCCTCCTTTCTACAATTTCTAGAGGGCAATCGTTCATTTTTAATCAATTTTTTCAGCCTAGCATAAGAATCAACAGTACTTATAGCCATGATTTTAATTTTTTGAATAAAGATCGGCTGCATCAAGGGCAAGCAGACATCAATTGTATTATCCCCATTAAAAGTAAGTTAAAACTAAAAGTAGATTGGAAAAAACTGCTCACGCTTCGACTCAAAAAAACAGCAAAACTAAAAGCCTATCAGTTGTTTTGGAATTTTCGCCCCAAATTGATGTATTTAGATTTAGCTTATAAAGATACAACGGCACTTCATCCATTTAAACAAAAAAAGCATTTTACCTATGGTTTTACAACAGGCATTTCTGGCGTTCATTTGATCGCCAAAGCGATGAGAAAGCCCAAATTGTTATTCTATTCTATCAATATTGGGCTGCAAGAAGATCTACAATCCATCCAAGCTACTCCTATTCCTAGTGTCACAGCAATGATTGGTTTTGCCCATATCAAAAACTTTAATTTTTACTGGTATTACGGCCTCTTTTTTAGTTATAACAACGGGCAAATCATCCCTGCCCCATTTTTTGGTCTACAAGCCAAACTGAGCAAGGGAATTTGGGTCAATATAACTCTCCCTGTCCAAATCAGATTCTCATTTAAAGCTTCCTCTACCCTCAAAATAGATCTGACGGCAGGTTTATCAAATTTTTCCACTGCCTTTGGTCATCGAGCCAACCACCAAACCATAGAGCGTTATGTCTTTGGCAATTTTAGAATTCGTAGCAGTATAACAGCCAATATTAAACTCAGCTCACAAGCTATTTTATACTTAGAAGCAGGTTGTTACCCCTACCAATTCCCTAGTTTTAGATGGAACAGCCCGCCTTTTCCATCCCCTACTTTGAGCCCCTCTGTCTATGGTAATATTTCGTTGTATTATACCTTTAAAAAATCCTTATTAGGATCTACTATTGATGGTATTATTCTATTTTAA
- a CDS encoding ParA family protein — protein MSIIISLLNHKGGVGKTTSAINVGAALVQLGKRVMLVDLDPQANLTISLGIPRQKVTIYENIRGEAEIAPFTVKEGLDVVTSNLDLSGAEMELINEAGREFILRELFEPLSHDYDYIIIDCPPSLGLLTLNALTTSNYVMIPMQTEFLALQGIVKIKQVTDKVRFRLNKKLQIGGVIATMYDHRKVLNRDIVGTIEKFFGDKVFKTKIRSNVALAEAPSVGKDIFEYSKSSNGATDYLALAKEIIERIETVPA, from the coding sequence ATGAGTATTATAATTTCATTGTTGAATCATAAAGGAGGGGTTGGGAAAACTACCTCAGCAATTAATGTTGGTGCAGCGTTGGTACAGTTGGGCAAACGAGTTATGTTGGTAGATTTGGATCCGCAAGCTAATTTAACAATCTCCTTAGGGATTCCTCGCCAAAAAGTAACTATTTATGAAAATATACGAGGCGAAGCTGAAATAGCACCATTTACGGTCAAAGAAGGATTGGATGTCGTTACTTCTAATTTGGATTTGTCGGGAGCTGAAATGGAATTAATTAATGAAGCGGGGCGAGAATTTATCTTGAGAGAGTTGTTTGAACCTTTGTCACATGATTATGATTATATCATCATTGATTGTCCTCCTTCTTTAGGTCTATTGACATTAAATGCCTTAACAACGAGTAATTATGTAATGATTCCTATGCAGACGGAATTTTTGGCATTGCAAGGAATTGTGAAAATCAAGCAAGTAACGGACAAAGTTCGTTTCCGATTGAACAAAAAACTCCAAATTGGAGGGGTTATTGCTACGATGTATGATCATAGAAAGGTATTAAATAGAGACATTGTTGGTACCATTGAAAAATTCTTTGGCGATAAGGTATTTAAAACTAAGATTCGAAGCAATGTTGCTTTGGCAGAAGCTCCAAGTGTTGGTAAGGATATCTTTGAATATAGCAAGTCGAGTAATGGTGCTACCGATTATTTGGCACTGGCAAAAGAAATTATAGAACGAATTGAAACCGTTCCTGCTTAA
- a CDS encoding dihydrofolate reductase family protein, producing MSNRKLVLYISMSLDGFIATKEDDISWLSIVEKEGEDYGYAAFTSSVDAYIVGSKTYETVLTLTNGVFPQAEQFDCYVITRKERPSENGITFYNRPIEELIAELKSKAGKNIYCDGGAQIVKMLMDKDLIDEYIVSIIPIVLGDGKRLFKGETKRINLKAISTKQYESGLIQIHYVKEQ from the coding sequence ATGAGTAATCGAAAGTTAGTATTATATATTAGTATGAGTTTGGATGGGTTTATTGCTACCAAGGAGGATGATATTTCTTGGTTGTCTATAGTAGAGAAAGAGGGGGAAGATTATGGCTATGCGGCCTTTACCTCCAGTGTGGATGCTTATATCGTTGGCAGTAAAACTTATGAAACGGTCTTAACATTAACGAATGGAGTGTTTCCACAAGCGGAGCAGTTTGATTGTTACGTAATTACTAGAAAAGAAAGACCAAGCGAAAATGGAATCACATTTTACAATCGTCCCATTGAGGAGTTAATTGCGGAGTTAAAAAGCAAAGCAGGAAAGAATATTTATTGTGATGGAGGGGCGCAAATCGTAAAAATGTTGATGGATAAAGATTTGATCGACGAGTACATTGTCTCAATTATTCCAATCGTTTTGGGAGATGGAAAGCGTTTATTTAAAGGAGAGACAAAACGAATTAACTTGAAGGCAATCTCAACCAAACAATACGAATCGGGCTTGATTCAAATACATTATGTAAAAGAACAGTAG
- a CDS encoding DUF7619 domain-containing protein, giving the protein MNKKYISSLLLIFILVWQVQAQEWTRKLDGPQLPSLPWASSMFDGEDVVETSNGGYVMAGIQSYATGAIRDYPTLVKVDAQGFTLWEKSYFSDSANVVGFSKLALLEMPNTNLLLAGANMGLIHLIQTNSLGDTLWTKTYNSYCTQGGGPCTIDNISLEATLDGNYILAIGSHITLGAPIDLLQTQLIKITPTGIIIWNKTYQDVWTEAMKPTLDGGYILAGLKDHTPMLYKVDLNGDSTWVHTYSGTTMSSLHSVVQHPDSSYVVVMETHGIAGTTPTIAKIDKTGANILWTTLDIGATLGGATGRAMHVAYDPAGYYVVTGSRFFPHAILNIMLDIAMVVKLDLAGNVLLERSFDESTANEGKVIRPTNSHGYIMVGDYSSKAYLVKIDSLLNRAHHRVQGYVYKDDNASCIQDSAELGLANWMIEIKRADGTVVYATTDSTGYYDVEVDTGAFTVKVNLPNTLWGLCIDSVNLVSTQLHNSDTLHFGARGLFSCPSLNVDISTSLLRRCSTTVYTVSYCNSGTADALNATIDVTLDTTLTLVHSSISWGAVTGGGINTFLFNMGTIPAGACGSFTITTSVSCYAQLGATHCVQAHIYPDTLCGNSSPFWDQSDIDVKGTCYGDSIVYFIRNIGTGPMGATRQYFVTEDHVMLFIRNFNLGPGDSIREVIHTTNGAAYRLQAEEDANHPHSAYSALGVTMCVADPLNSNMSVGVLGQYIEDDGSPAISIDCQQNVGSWDPNDKRGIPRGYGATHAIEVNTDLEYHIRFQNTGTDTAFSVVISDTLSSYLDPLTVVAGASSHPYQWELKDDGILVFTFNPIKLPDSTANEPASHGFVKFKIKQRPDLPLGTVIYNTAAIVFDRNPPVLTNTTFHTLEEDFIIDLVKIIDRPETTIDVYPNPFQEEARVVVKGEDFAKLEIRIVDAMGREVGYQQVRSKQTINIQRKNLNAGVYFFQLIGDDELIGTGKIIAK; this is encoded by the coding sequence ATGAATAAGAAATACATTTCGAGCCTATTATTAATCTTTATCTTAGTTTGGCAAGTACAAGCACAAGAATGGACTAGAAAACTAGATGGGCCTCAACTCCCAAGTTTACCTTGGGCAAGCTCTATGTTTGATGGTGAAGATGTGGTTGAGACAAGTAATGGTGGTTATGTTATGGCAGGGATACAATCTTATGCAACAGGAGCCATTCGAGATTACCCAACTTTGGTAAAGGTAGATGCACAGGGATTTACGCTTTGGGAAAAAAGCTATTTTTCAGATAGTGCTAATGTTGTTGGCTTCTCAAAATTGGCATTGCTAGAAATGCCCAATACGAATTTATTATTGGCAGGGGCAAATATGGGGCTGATTCATCTGATTCAAACCAATTCTTTGGGAGATACCTTGTGGACTAAAACCTACAATAGTTATTGTACGCAGGGAGGAGGTCCTTGTACTATTGATAATATTAGTTTAGAAGCTACTTTAGATGGTAACTATATATTGGCAATAGGATCTCATATTACGTTAGGTGCCCCAATAGATCTTCTCCAAACACAGTTAATCAAAATTACGCCTACAGGCATTATAATATGGAACAAAACCTATCAAGATGTTTGGACGGAAGCAATGAAACCGACCTTGGATGGAGGCTATATTTTAGCAGGGCTTAAAGATCATACTCCTATGTTATACAAGGTGGATCTAAATGGGGACAGTACTTGGGTACATACCTATAGTGGAACTACGATGTCTAGTTTGCATAGTGTAGTACAGCATCCAGATAGTTCTTATGTTGTTGTAATGGAGACCCATGGTATTGCTGGAACAACCCCTACCATTGCTAAGATAGATAAGACAGGAGCGAATATACTTTGGACGACTTTGGATATAGGGGCGACACTAGGCGGCGCTACAGGAAGAGCAATGCATGTAGCTTATGATCCAGCTGGTTATTATGTCGTAACAGGGAGCCGATTTTTTCCCCATGCTATACTTAATATAATGTTGGATATTGCTATGGTGGTGAAGTTGGATTTGGCTGGAAATGTTCTATTGGAGCGCTCCTTTGATGAAAGTACAGCAAATGAGGGTAAGGTGATACGTCCAACCAATAGTCACGGCTATATTATGGTCGGAGATTATAGCAGTAAAGCTTATTTAGTTAAAATAGATTCCTTATTAAATCGAGCCCATCATCGAGTACAGGGATATGTATACAAAGATGATAATGCGAGTTGTATTCAAGATAGTGCAGAATTAGGGCTTGCGAATTGGATGATAGAAATAAAAAGGGCAGATGGCACTGTTGTTTATGCTACAACAGATAGTACAGGCTATTATGATGTTGAAGTAGATACGGGGGCTTTTACTGTTAAGGTGAACCTTCCTAATACATTATGGGGATTGTGCATTGACAGTGTAAACTTAGTTTCTACCCAACTCCATAATTCGGACACGCTTCATTTTGGAGCTAGAGGGCTGTTTAGTTGCCCTTCCCTAAATGTGGATATTTCTACTTCCTTATTGAGACGTTGTTCAACAACTGTTTATACGGTTTCATATTGTAATAGTGGAACGGCGGATGCACTCAATGCTACGATAGATGTTACCTTAGATACCACTCTGACCTTAGTTCACTCTAGTATCTCATGGGGAGCAGTAACAGGGGGAGGAATCAACACTTTTTTGTTTAATATGGGAACGATTCCAGCAGGAGCTTGTGGTTCTTTTACCATAACAACCTCCGTTAGTTGTTATGCCCAATTGGGAGCAACCCATTGCGTACAAGCACACATTTATCCAGATACTTTGTGTGGAAATAGCAGCCCATTTTGGGATCAATCGGATATAGATGTAAAGGGAACCTGTTATGGAGATAGCATTGTGTATTTCATTCGAAATATTGGAACGGGGCCAATGGGAGCGACTCGGCAGTATTTTGTTACAGAAGATCATGTCATGTTATTTATTCGAAATTTTAACCTTGGTCCTGGGGATAGCATCAGAGAAGTAATACATACGACCAATGGTGCTGCTTATCGTTTGCAGGCAGAAGAGGATGCCAATCATCCGCATAGTGCTTATAGTGCTTTGGGGGTTACAATGTGTGTAGCAGATCCCTTAAATTCGAATATGTCTGTGGGGGTATTAGGTCAATATATAGAAGATGATGGAAGTCCAGCTATATCTATTGATTGTCAGCAAAATGTTGGATCGTGGGACCCTAACGATAAACGTGGAATACCAAGGGGATATGGCGCTACTCATGCGATTGAAGTGAATACAGATTTAGAGTACCATATTCGGTTTCAAAATACAGGAACAGATACCGCTTTTAGTGTTGTAATATCAGATACCTTGTCCAGTTATTTAGATCCTTTAACTGTGGTTGCTGGCGCTAGCAGTCATCCTTATCAATGGGAGTTAAAAGATGATGGTATCTTGGTCTTTACATTTAACCCGATAAAATTGCCAGATAGTACTGCTAATGAACCTGCTTCTCATGGCTTTGTGAAGTTTAAGATTAAGCAACGTCCTGATCTTCCTTTGGGAACAGTGATTTATAACACGGCAGCTATTGTTTTTGATCGAAATCCACCTGTATTGACCAATACAACTTTTCATACATTAGAAGAGGATTTTATTATCGATCTAGTAAAAATTATTGATAGACCCGAAACCACTATTGATGTTTATCCCAATCCTTTTCAGGAAGAGGCGAGGGTTGTTGTAAAGGGAGAGGACTTTGCTAAACTAGAAATTAGAATTGTAGATGCAATGGGTAGAGAAGTAGGGTACCAGCAGGTAAGATCAAAACAAACAATTAACATTCAACGAAAAAATCTCAATGCTGGGGTTTATTTCTTTCAGTTGATTGGGGATGATGAACTTATTGGAACAGGAAAAATTATAGCGAAATAA